In a single window of the Terrirubrum flagellatum genome:
- a CDS encoding Bug family tripartite tricarboxylate transporter substrate binding protein: protein MAAMTAARYWNDAAMTAISPPAGEEAHMTLIRRHILPVLAGFAASARTAMGAEPYPSRAIRILVGFPAGGPVDIAAHLIASWLEKRLGQPCLVENQPGDSGNLATRNALKSAPDGSTLLMSGPVNTINTTLFPDLDFDFARDGAPVAGLYRVPLVLEVNPSLPIHSAAEFLRHAKAHPGALKVAYGGAGTPQHIGIELFRSMTSVDFTLIAHPGSTPALADLISGRADAMFDPLPSSIAHIRSGALRPLAVTSLSRSAALPDVPVLSDIAPGYEAESWFGLVAPRGTPAPVVERLNGEVNAALADAAIKARISELGGIAMPGSPEAFADFIAAETTKYAEVIRAARIPLQR from the coding sequence ATGGCTGCCATGACGGCGGCGCGCTACTGGAATGACGCGGCCATGACGGCGATCTCGCCGCCGGCTGGAGAGGAGGCGCATATGACGCTGATCCGCCGACACATCCTGCCGGTTCTCGCCGGCTTCGCCGCATCCGCGCGGACAGCCATGGGCGCCGAGCCCTATCCGTCCCGGGCGATCCGCATCCTCGTGGGATTTCCCGCAGGCGGCCCCGTCGATATCGCCGCGCACCTCATCGCTTCGTGGCTGGAGAAAAGGCTTGGGCAACCCTGCCTGGTGGAGAACCAGCCTGGAGATAGCGGCAATCTCGCCACGCGCAACGCGTTGAAAAGCGCGCCGGACGGCTCCACGCTGCTCATGAGCGGGCCGGTCAACACGATCAACACGACGCTCTTCCCCGATCTCGATTTTGATTTCGCGCGCGACGGCGCGCCTGTCGCCGGCCTCTATCGCGTGCCTCTCGTTCTCGAAGTCAATCCGTCGCTGCCGATCCACTCGGCCGCCGAATTCCTGAGGCATGCGAAAGCCCATCCCGGCGCGCTGAAAGTGGCCTATGGCGGCGCCGGCACGCCGCAGCATATCGGCATCGAACTTTTCAGATCGATGACCTCAGTCGATTTCACGCTCATCGCCCATCCCGGTTCGACGCCGGCTCTGGCCGATCTCATCAGCGGCCGGGCGGATGCGATGTTTGATCCGCTGCCGTCCTCCATCGCGCATATCAGGAGCGGGGCGTTGCGGCCGCTGGCGGTGACGTCGCTTTCGCGCTCCGCGGCGTTGCCCGACGTTCCCGTCCTAAGCGACATCGCGCCGGGTTATGAGGCGGAGTCATGGTTCGGGCTCGTCGCTCCGCGCGGAACTCCCGCGCCTGTCGTCGAGCGGCTGAACGGCGAAGTGAATGCGGCGCTCGCGGACGCCGCGATCAAGGCGCGCATCAGCGAACTCGGCGGGATCGCCATGCCGGGATCGCCGGAGGCCTTCGCTGATTTCATTGCAGCCGAGACGACGAAATACGCCGAGGTGATCCGGGCCGCGCGAATTCCGTTGCAGAGGTGA
- a CDS encoding toll/interleukin-1 receptor domain-containing protein has translation MPKVFFSYSHADEALRDQLEKQLAMLKRQGVIETWHDRRIGAGEELDRAIDSQIETAEIILLLISPDFIASEYCYEREMVRAMARHEAGEAIVVPVILRACEWHGAPFGKLMATPPDGKPVTQWPDRDQAMLEIARAVRGAAERFQTKTRSASASQPSAQAEPLPRQPRSSNLRIAKKFTEREKDAFRVDAFDYIAKFFENSISEISARNHDIDGAFRRVDGNRFTAAIYRGGKAVARCTIFMGGSYFGNSICYTAGETTESNSYNESLSVEADDQSPYLRSMGMLSRGRREDERLTFEGAAELYWDMLIEPLQRG, from the coding sequence GTGCCAAAGGTATTCTTTTCATATTCGCATGCCGACGAGGCGCTACGCGATCAGCTTGAAAAGCAGCTTGCGATGCTTAAGCGGCAAGGAGTGATCGAAACTTGGCACGACAGGCGAATTGGCGCCGGCGAAGAACTTGATCGCGCGATCGACTCTCAAATTGAAACCGCCGAGATTATCTTATTGCTCATCAGTCCGGACTTCATTGCATCCGAATACTGTTATGAGCGTGAGATGGTGCGAGCGATGGCTCGTCACGAGGCGGGAGAGGCGATCGTTGTTCCAGTGATCTTGCGAGCGTGCGAATGGCATGGAGCGCCGTTCGGCAAGCTTATGGCCACGCCTCCAGATGGAAAACCTGTCACTCAATGGCCAGATCGTGATCAAGCGATGCTTGAGATCGCTCGTGCGGTTCGCGGTGCTGCGGAACGCTTTCAGACCAAGACGCGAAGTGCATCCGCATCGCAACCATCTGCGCAAGCCGAGCCACTGCCTCGACAACCGAGGTCGAGTAATCTGCGTATCGCTAAAAAATTCACCGAGCGAGAGAAGGATGCGTTCCGCGTCGACGCTTTCGACTACATCGCGAAGTTCTTTGAAAATTCTATCTCAGAGATCAGCGCGCGCAATCACGATATCGATGGCGCATTCCGACGTGTAGACGGCAATAGATTCACGGCCGCCATTTATCGTGGCGGCAAAGCGGTCGCACGCTGTACGATTTTTATGGGCGGGAGCTATTTTGGAAACAGCATCTGTTACACTGCAGGCGAAACAACTGAGTCCAATTCCTACAATGAAAGCCTGTCAGTAGAGGCGGATGATCAATCGCCATATCTTCGAAGTATGGGCATGTTGAGCCGCGGCAGACGGGAAGATGAGCGGCTGACGTTTGAAGGTGCGGCTGAGCTGTATTGGGATATGCTCATCGAGCCGCTTCAGCGTGGATAA